A genomic region of Peromyscus eremicus chromosome 19, PerEre_H2_v1, whole genome shotgun sequence contains the following coding sequences:
- the Rbfa gene encoding putative ribosome-binding factor A, mitochondrial, with the protein MWTGAAGLRGSCARLQALRGGHAAALLPSRSQALHTSVASCGSKNLLKKFASKTRKKFWYESPSLGSHLTHKPSKFEFLTKSTLKKAKKEDTIRLRALNGLLYKALTELLCTPEVSQEVYELNVELSKVSVTSDFSACRVYWKIGVSADQNRHTEAVLQRSAAYIRHLLMSQQTLRNVPPIVFIQDKKDIILAEVDRLLAVADFGPLDEKDDLPQDGLRNPDALPSHDALEPAAHPNLCGIDHEALNKQIMEYKRKKERGLLCMSLAQPSGREQAPDLTHVLRRRKKTSSRRHQDTSPRSFLLGEEDEDEEEDSTTEYECQAPEAEEEWGAEARGDGLQQGLCGKREQG; encoded by the exons ATGTGGACCGGGGCCGCGGGGCTGAGGGGCTCCTGCGCGCGGCTGCAGGCCCTGCGGGGCGGCCATGCGGCCGCGCTTCTTCCCAGCCGCTCGCAGGCCCTGCACACCTCGGTCGCTTCCTGCGGCAGCAAGAACTTGCTCAAGAAATTTGCCTCGAAAACCAG aAAGAAGTTTTGGTATGAAAGTCCATCCCTAGGGTCTCACTTGACTCACAAGCCATCCAAGTTTGAGTTCCTCACAAAGAGCACCTTAAAGAAGGCCAAGAAGGAAGACACTATCCGCCTGAGAGCCCTCAATGGCCTTCTCTACAAAGCACTGACAGAATTGCTGTGCACTCCTGAAGTGAGCCAGGAGGTCTACGAACTGAATGTGGAGCTCTCCAAG GTCTCTGTGACTTCAGACTTCTCCGCCTGCCGAGTGTACTGGAAGATAGGTGTCTCTGCAGACCAGAACAGGCACACGGAGGCCGTCCTGCAGAGGAGCGCTGCCTACATAAG gcACCTTCTGATGTCTCAGCAGACCCTGAGAAATGTTCCACCCATAGTGTTTATTCAAGACAAAAAAGACATCATTCTGGCTGAG GTAGATCGGTTACTGGCGGTGGCTGACTTTGGACCCCTGGATGAAAAGGATGACTTGCCACAAGATGGTTTGAG GAACCCTGATGCCCTGCCATCACATGACGCCCTCGAACCAGCCGCACACCCAAATCTGTGTGGGATCGACCACGAGGCACTGAATAAGCAGATAATGGAGTACAAACGCAAGAAGGAGAGAGGGCTCCTGTGTATGAGCCTGGCACAACCCTCAGGGCGGGAGCAGGCGCCTGACCTGACTCATGTgctgagaaggagaaagaagacatCGTCCCGCCGGCACCAGGACACTTCCCCCAGAAGCTTCCTTTTGGGTGAGGAGGatgaggacgaggaggaggacaGCACCACAGAGTATGAGTGCCAAGCCCCTGAGGCAGAAGAGGAGTGGGGAGCAGAGGCTAGAGGTGACGGGCTACAGCAGGGGCTCTGTGGCAAAAGAGAGCAGGGGTAG
- the Txnl4a gene encoding thioredoxin-like protein 4A isoform X1, producing MSYMLPHLHNGWQVDQAILSEEDRVVVIRFGHDWDPTCMKMDEVLYSIAEKVKNFAVIYLVDITEVPDFNKMYELYDPCTVMFFFRNKHIMIDLGTGNNNKINWAMEDKQEMVDIIETVYRGARKGRGLVVSPKDYSTKYRY from the exons ATGTCGTACATGCTCCCGCATCTGCACAATGGCTGGCAGGTAGACCAGGCCATCCTTTCCGAGGAGGACCGCGTGGTCGTCATTCGTTTCGGACACGACTGGGACCCCACGTGCATGAAGATGGACGAGGTTCTGTACAGCATCGCCGAAAAG GTTAAAAATTTTGCAGTTATTTATCTTGTGGATATCACAGAAGTACCTGATTTCAACAAGATGTATGAGTTGTACGACCCGTGTACTGTCATGTTTTTCTTCAG aaaCAAACATATCATGATTGACTTGGGCACTGGCAACAACAACAAGATCAACTGGGCCATGGAAGACAAGCAGGAAATGGTGGACATCATAGAGACTGTGTACCGTGGTGCCCGCAAAGGCCGCGGGCTGGTGGTGTCGCCCAAGGACTACTCTACAAAGTACAGATACTGA
- the Txnl4a gene encoding thioredoxin-like protein 4A isoform X3 → MSYMLPHLHNGWQVDQAILSEEDRVVVIRFGHDWDPTCMKMDEVLYSIAEKKWKIVGDLSHLV, encoded by the exons ATGTCGTACATGCTCCCGCATCTGCACAATGGCTGGCAGGTAGACCAGGCCATCCTTTCCGAGGAGGACCGCGTGGTCGTCATTCGTTTCGGACACGACTGGGACCCCACGTGCATGAAGATGGACGAGGTTCTGTACAGCATCGCCGAAAAG AAATGGAAGATAGTGGGAGATCTTTCTCATCTTGTATGA
- the LOC131895753 gene encoding N-alpha-acetyltransferase 11-like, translating to MNIRRARPDDLMNMQHCNLLCLPENYQMKYYFYHGLSWPQLSYIAEDEDGKIVGYVLAKMEEDPDDVPHGHITSLAVKRSHRRLGLAQKLMDQASRAMIENFSAKYVSLHVRKSNRAALHLYSNTLNFQVSEVEPKYYADGEDAYAMKRDLSQMADELRRQLVLKKGRYVVLGSKENQGSTPGSEEACQQENLAGEDSGSDSKDSTDVQDSLQDLESTP from the coding sequence ATGAACATCCGCCGTGCTCGGCCAGATGACCTGATGAACATGCAACACTGCAACCTCCTTTGCCTTCCTGAGAACTACCAGATGAAGTACTATTTCTATCATGGCCTCTCTTGGCCCCAGCTCTCCTACATTGCTGAGGATGAGGATGGGAAGATCGTGGGTTATGTCCTGGCCAAAATGGAAGAGGATCCTGATGATGTCCCTCATGGACACATCACCTCACTGGCTGTGAAACGCTCCCACCGGCGCCTTGGCCTGGCCCAGAAGCTGATGGACCAGGCCTCACGGGCCATGATTGAGAACTTCAGCGCTAAGTATGTATCCCTGCATGTCAGGAAGAGCAACCGAGCAGCCTTGCACCTTTACTCCAACACCCTGAACTTCCAGGTTAGTGAGGTGGAGCCCAAGTACTATGCAGATGGAGAAGATGCCTATGCTATGAAGCGGGATCTCTCCCAGATGGCAGATGAGCTGAGACGGCAGCTGGTGCTGAAGAAGGGCAGATACGTGGTCCTGGGCTCCAAGGAGAACCAGGGCAGCACACCCGGTTCCGAAGAGGCCTGTCAGCAGGAGAACCTGGCCGGAGAGGATAGTGGCAGTGACAGCAAAGACAGCACTGATGTCCAGGACAGCTTGCAAGACCTGGAGTCCACCCCCTAG
- the Txnl4a gene encoding thioredoxin-like protein 4A isoform X2: protein MYELYDPCTVMFFFRNKHIMIDLGTGNNNKINWAMEDKQEMVDIIETVYRGARKGRGLVVSPKDYSTKYRY, encoded by the exons ATGTATGAGTTGTACGACCCGTGTACTGTCATGTTTTTCTTCAG aaaCAAACATATCATGATTGACTTGGGCACTGGCAACAACAACAAGATCAACTGGGCCATGGAAGACAAGCAGGAAATGGTGGACATCATAGAGACTGTGTACCGTGGTGCCCGCAAAGGCCGCGGGCTGGTGGTGTCGCCCAAGGACTACTCTACAAAGTACAGATACTGA